The following are from one region of the Tachyglossus aculeatus isolate mTacAcu1 chromosome 13, mTacAcu1.pri, whole genome shotgun sequence genome:
- the LOC119936291 gene encoding LOW QUALITY PROTEIN: amiloride-sensitive amine oxidase [copper-containing]-like (The sequence of the model RefSeq protein was modified relative to this genomic sequence to represent the inferred CDS: inserted 1 base in 1 codon), whose translation MGWKTPAVERAVWRLLMVAVLIGGTEGGDAKRPRDRAAVFADLSPAEMAAARDFLRTRKKLGLKPANEPTMAKNSVFLNETRLPRKDEALNFLDNHGMLLRAHLLQEARVIIFFGDQKTPGITEFTVGSLPTPSYLKQVVPVKPAHVPSWTSRPVSAVEHMFMDKVMKKATGPLYRLLMETTGFWFHNCTDRCLVLSDVGPWGAQSGQRRAWFIVQRLVEGLYLHPTGLELQLNHEDIDPESWRVERVWYQGRYFSSPQDLAQWYANEPANASKVEGLPLDTEGGTEERPLFSSYRPRGSFPTPTHVTGPRLAEPQGHRYRVEGKALLYGGWSFAFHLRSSTGLQLLDLHFSGKRVAYEVSMQEAASLYGGHTPASMQCNFMDSGFGMGSSTFELVPGIDCLETATFLDAHHYYDSDAPVLYRRSLCVFEMPTGVPLRRHFDSNFRGGYNFYAGLEGQALVVRTITTVYSYDYIWDFIFHHNGVMEAXMHAMGYIFSTFYRPDGLRYGTRLHTHLLGNMHTHRVHYRVDLDPAGTQNSFETLDRKLEKIANPWSPGHHVLQPTLERMKYSTERQAAIPTTIQSPGLLLFTNREKNRWGHPRSYRLQLTSVAASLWPGNWKEEQGITWARYQMAVNKYRESELRSSSIFNQNDPWNPPVVFEDFLSNDENIEKEDLVAWVTVGFLHLPHSEDIPNTATPGNSTGFLLRPFNFFPEDPSLASRDTLIVRPRPRGPPFVQCWNPEGVGACGPAPPFSYDGTYRPV comes from the exons ATGGGATGGAAGACCCCAGCAGTAGAGAGGGCTGTGTGGCGGCTGCTAATGGTGGCCGTCCTGATTGGAGGGACCGAAGGGGGAGACGCCAAGAGGCCGCGAGACAGAGCCGCTGTCTTCGCAGACCTGAGCCCTGCCGAGATGGCCGCTGCGCGCGACTTCCTGCGGACCAGGAAGAAGCTGGGGCTGAAGCCGGCCAACGAGCCCACGATGGCTAAGAACTCGGTGTTCCTCAACGAGACGCGGCTGCCCAGGAAGGATGAGGCGCTGAACTTCCTGGACAACCACGGGatgctcctgagagctcacctcctccaggag GCTCGAGTCATCATCTTCTTCGGGGACCAGAAGACGCCCGGAATCACTGAGTTTACCGTGGGCTCCCTGCCCACGCCCTCCTATCTGAAGCAGGTGGTCCCAGTCAAGCCCGCTCACGTCCCGTCATGGACGTCGCGCCCCGTGTCGGCGGTGGAGCACATGTTCATGGACAAGGTGATGAAAAAGGCCACAGGGCCCCTCTACAGGCTCCTGATGGAGACCACCGGCTTCTGGTTCCACAACTGCACGGACCGCTGCCTGGTCCTGTCCGACGTGGGGCCGTGGGGCGCCCAATCTGGCCAGCGGCGCGCCTGGTTCATCGTGCAGAGGTTGGTGGAGGGGCTTTACCTGCACCCCACTGGACTGGAGCTGCAGCTCAATCACGAGGACATCGACCCCGAGTCATGGCGAGTGGAGCGGGTTTGGTACCAGGGACGGTACTTCTCCAGTCCCCAGGATCTAGCGCAGTGGTACGCGAATGAGCCAGCGAATGCGTCGAAGGTGGAGGGGTTGCCCCTCGACACCGAGGGGGGCACCGAGGAGcggcccctcttctcctcctaccgACCCcgtggctccttccccaccccgaCCCACGTGACGGGCCCCCGGCTGGCCGAGCCCCAGGGCCACCGCTACCGTGTGGAGGGCAAGGCCTTGCTCTACGGGGGCTGGAGCTTTGCCTTCCATCTGCGCTCATCCACCGGCCTGCAGCTGCTGGACCTGCACTTCAGCGGCAAGCGCGTGGCCTACGAGGTGAGCATGCAGGAGGCGGCGTCGTTGTACGGCGGGCACACGCCTGCGAGCATGCAGTGCAACTTCATGGACTCGGGATTCGGGATGGGCAGCTCCACATTCGAGCTGGTCCCCGGCATCGACTGCCTCGAGACGGCCACCTTTCTGGACGCCCACCACTACTACGACTCCGACGCCCCCGTCCTCTACCGGCGCTCTCTCTGCGTCTTCGAGATGCCCACTGGGGTGCCCCTGCGGCGCCACTTCGACTCCAACTTCAGAGGGGGTTACAACTTCTACGCGGGACTGGAGGGCCAGGCCCTGGTGGTCCGTACAATCACCACCGTCTACAGCTACGACTACATCTGGGACTTCATCTTCCACCACAATGGGGTGATGGAGG AAATGCACGCCATGGGCTACATCTTCAGCACTTTTTACAGGCCAGACGGGCTGCGCTATGGCACTCGCCTCCACACCCACCTGTTGGGTAACATGCACACCCACCGGGTGCATTACCGCGTCGACCTGGAC CCTGCAGGCACCCAAAACAGCTTCGAGACGCTGGACCGGAAGCTGGAGAAGATCGCCAACCCCTGGAGCCCGGGGCATCATGTGCTGCAGCCAACCCTGGAGCGGATGAAATACAGCACTGAACGCCAGGCCGCCATCCCCACCACCATCCAGTCGCCCGGCCTCCTGCTCTTCACCAACCGAGAGAAAAACCGCTGGGGCCACCCCCGCAGCTACCGCCTGCAGCTCACTTCCGTCGCTGCCTCTCTGTGGCCTGGAAACtggaaggaggagcagggcaTCACTTGGGCCAG GTATCAGATGGCCGTGAACAAGTACCGGGAGTCGGAGCTCCGGAGTAGCAGCATTTTCAACCAGAACGACCCCTGGAATCCACCCGTTGTCTTCGAGGATTTCCTAAGCAATGATGAGAACATTGAGAAAGAG gacctggtgGCCTGGGTGACGGTAGGCTTCCTGCACCTCCCCCACTCCGAGGACATCCCCAACACGGCCACTCCGGGAAACTCCACGGGCTTCCTGCTCCGCCCCTTCAACTTCTTCCCCGAGGACCCATCCTTGGCCTCCCGAGACACCTTGATTGTGCGGCCCCGGCCCCGAGGCCCTCCCTTCGTCCAGTGCTGGAACCCAGAGGGAGTCGGGGCCTGTGGGCCGGCCCCCCCGTTCAGTTATGATGGCACCTACCGCCCGGTGTGA